One region of Carya illinoinensis cultivar Pawnee chromosome 8, C.illinoinensisPawnee_v1, whole genome shotgun sequence genomic DNA includes:
- the LOC122318397 gene encoding eugenol synthase 1-like: MEKEIMKSKILIFGGTGYIGKYMVKASILLGHPTYIYARPISPNTSPSNIQNRNELQSMGAVFFQGELNELDKIVSILRKMDIVISTLAYPQVLDQLKIIDAIKVAGNIKRFLPSDFGCEEDRISPLPPFEAFLDKKRKIRRVVEAAGIPYTFVSANCFGAYFVNILLHPHEQGDDIAVYGTGQAKSVLNYEEDIAIYTIKVANDPRACNRLVIYRPEKNIVSQLELISLWEKKTGRSFNRVQIPEEEIVKLSKTVPPPQDIPLSILHSIFINGDLMNYELGEEDIEASSLYSDYKYTTIDQLLDIFLVNPPKPGMATFE; this comes from the exons atggAGAAAGAGATCATGAAGAGCAAAATCTTGATATTTGGGGGAACGGGATACATAGGGAAGTACATGGTGAAGGCAAGCATCCTCTTAGGCCATCCAACTTATATTTATGCTCGTCCCATCTCTCCCAATACCTCTCCTTCAAATATTCAGAACCGCAACGAGTTGCAGTCTATGGGCGCCGTCTTTTTCCAa GGAGAGCTGAACGAGCTCGATAAGATTGTATCGATACTTCGAAAAATGGATATTGTGATATCTACACTGGCATACCCTCAAGTTCTTGACCAACTCAAAATTATAGATGCCATCAAAGTTGCTGGTAATATCAAG AGGTTCCTTCCGTCAGATTTTGGATGTGAAGAAGACAGGATATCCCCTCTACCACCTTTTGAAGCTTTCCTTGATAAAAAACGAAAGATTAGAAGGGTCGTAGAGGCAGCTGGGATTCCTTACACATTTGTGTCTGCAAATTGCTTTGGTGCATACTTTGTCAATATTTTGCTTCATCCTCATGAGCAAGGAGATGATATTGCCGTATATGGAACTGGTCAAGCAAAAT CTGTGCTGAATTATGAAGAAGATATCgcaatatatacaatcaaagtGGCTAATGATCCAAGAGCATGCAACCGTCTTGTCATTTATCGACCCGAGAAAAACATCGTGTCACAGCTCGAATTGATTTCACTTTGGGAGAAGAAGACTGGTCGGAGTTTTAATAGGGTTCAAATTCCGGAGGAAGAAATAGTAAAGCTTTCTAAGA CCGTACCACCTCCGCAGGACATACCGCTGTCTATCCTTCACAGCATATTTATAAATGGCGACCTGATGAACTATGAACTAGGGGAGGAAGACATCGAAGCCTCGAGTCTCTATTCAGATTACAAGTACACAACCATTGACCAACTGCTTGATATTTTTCTCGTTAATCCCCCAAAGCCCGGAATGGCTACATTTGAATGA
- the LOC122318396 gene encoding F-box protein CPR1-like isoform X1 — MEDPSMNTCNKEVKKEGTTAKSGNKNAKLLRLVEERALSMEKKKKQHGSLVPFVPQDCISNILVRLPLDSLQKSRFVCKPWYTIINSPLFIDAHLGRSESVLIFLSSSKRESLYPFPMESIPPEKPNTISVEEKCLQTECTPVFGLLNISPNLKSYIQCLEINGGKSKIREYNISCLGSIRATCNGLILLDNKLKKGLIVMNPVTRKLTALPLGTLFSPHNESYGIALNSATGEYKVIHLFRDELGFIGCEILILGTKLWRGANGPSFGHVSWFGYMPVSAIGALHWIPHVDRSDYIVSMDVNEEKFHTTPLPKSCRTHDRVVEMGGFLSFVTHEGVKQIDIWVLKGLSESWTKQYCITKGCKMDMVPLFSLRIKGDMIFKRDKDGSLYAYDFQRQVMAKVEMEKGCFPLSCLFLPHVNSLVSWSNRERGQDA; from the exons ATGGAGGATCCCTCAATGAATACTTGTAACAAAGAAGTGAAAAAAG AAGGCACAACGGCCAAATCAGGCAACAAGAATGCAAAATTGTTAAGATTGGTGGAGGAGAGAGCATTgtcaatggaaaagaaaaagaagcaacATGGGTCTCTAGTCCCTTTTGTTCCCCAAGATTGCATCTCCAACATTCTTGTTCGACTTCCTCTCGACTCTCTTCAGAAGTCAAGGTTTGTTTGTAAGCCATGGTATACCATAATCAATAGCCCCTTATTTATCGATGCTCATCTCGGTCGATCTGAGTCTGTTTTGATTTTTCTATCGTCAAGTAAAAGAGAGAGTCTCTACCCTTTTCCTATGGAATCAATCCCACCAGAGAAACCAAATACCATTTCGGTTGAAGAGAAATGTCTTCAGACAGAATGCACCCCTGTTTTTGGGCTGCTAAATATCAGCCCCAATTTAAAGTCTTATATCCAGTGCTTGGAAATTAATGGTGGAAAGAGCAAAATCAGAGAATATAATATAAGCTGCTTGGGCAGTATTAGGGCTACTTGCAATGGTCTAATCTTGCTTGATAACAAACTGAAGAAAGGACTAATAGTAATGAATCCTGTGACCAGGAAGTTGACTGCACTTCCTCTGGGTACTTTATTTTCTCCTCACAATGAATCTTATGGCATCGCCTTAAACAGTGCTACTGGTGAATACAAAGTGATACACTTGTTTCGAGATGAGTTGGGTTTCATCGGTTGTGAAATCTTAATTCTTGGTACAAAATTATGGAGAGGGGCAAATGGACCTTCTTTTGGACATGTTAGCTGGTTTGGCTACATGCCTGTTTCAGCAATTGGAGCTTTGCACTGGATTCCTCATGTTGATCGTAGTGATTACATAGTGTCTATGGATGTGAACGAGGAAAAGTTTCATACAACGCCACTCCCAAAAAGTTGCAGGACTCATGATAGGGTTGTCGAGATGGGTGGTTTCTTAAGTTTTGTCACTCATGAAGGAGTGAAGCAAATAGACATTTGGGTCTTGAAGGGCTTAAGCGAATCTTGGACAAAGCAATATTGTATCACAAAGGGTTGTAAAATGGATATGGTTCCCCTTTTCAGTTTAAGGATTAAAGGGGATATGATTTTCAAGAGGGACAAAGATGGATCACTTTATGCTTATGACTTCCAGCGCCAAGTGATGGCAAAAGTTGAGATGGAAAAGGGATGCTTTCCATTGTCTTGTTTATTCCTACCTCATGTCAATAGCCTTGTTTCTTGGTCTAACCGGGAGAGAGGTCAGGATGCATGA
- the LOC122318396 gene encoding F-box protein CPR1-like isoform X2 — translation MEDPSMNTCNKEVKKGTTAKSGNKNAKLLRLVEERALSMEKKKKQHGSLVPFVPQDCISNILVRLPLDSLQKSRFVCKPWYTIINSPLFIDAHLGRSESVLIFLSSSKRESLYPFPMESIPPEKPNTISVEEKCLQTECTPVFGLLNISPNLKSYIQCLEINGGKSKIREYNISCLGSIRATCNGLILLDNKLKKGLIVMNPVTRKLTALPLGTLFSPHNESYGIALNSATGEYKVIHLFRDELGFIGCEILILGTKLWRGANGPSFGHVSWFGYMPVSAIGALHWIPHVDRSDYIVSMDVNEEKFHTTPLPKSCRTHDRVVEMGGFLSFVTHEGVKQIDIWVLKGLSESWTKQYCITKGCKMDMVPLFSLRIKGDMIFKRDKDGSLYAYDFQRQVMAKVEMEKGCFPLSCLFLPHVNSLVSWSNRERGQDA, via the exons ATGGAGGATCCCTCAATGAATACTTGTAACAAAGAAGTGAAAAAAG GCACAACGGCCAAATCAGGCAACAAGAATGCAAAATTGTTAAGATTGGTGGAGGAGAGAGCATTgtcaatggaaaagaaaaagaagcaacATGGGTCTCTAGTCCCTTTTGTTCCCCAAGATTGCATCTCCAACATTCTTGTTCGACTTCCTCTCGACTCTCTTCAGAAGTCAAGGTTTGTTTGTAAGCCATGGTATACCATAATCAATAGCCCCTTATTTATCGATGCTCATCTCGGTCGATCTGAGTCTGTTTTGATTTTTCTATCGTCAAGTAAAAGAGAGAGTCTCTACCCTTTTCCTATGGAATCAATCCCACCAGAGAAACCAAATACCATTTCGGTTGAAGAGAAATGTCTTCAGACAGAATGCACCCCTGTTTTTGGGCTGCTAAATATCAGCCCCAATTTAAAGTCTTATATCCAGTGCTTGGAAATTAATGGTGGAAAGAGCAAAATCAGAGAATATAATATAAGCTGCTTGGGCAGTATTAGGGCTACTTGCAATGGTCTAATCTTGCTTGATAACAAACTGAAGAAAGGACTAATAGTAATGAATCCTGTGACCAGGAAGTTGACTGCACTTCCTCTGGGTACTTTATTTTCTCCTCACAATGAATCTTATGGCATCGCCTTAAACAGTGCTACTGGTGAATACAAAGTGATACACTTGTTTCGAGATGAGTTGGGTTTCATCGGTTGTGAAATCTTAATTCTTGGTACAAAATTATGGAGAGGGGCAAATGGACCTTCTTTTGGACATGTTAGCTGGTTTGGCTACATGCCTGTTTCAGCAATTGGAGCTTTGCACTGGATTCCTCATGTTGATCGTAGTGATTACATAGTGTCTATGGATGTGAACGAGGAAAAGTTTCATACAACGCCACTCCCAAAAAGTTGCAGGACTCATGATAGGGTTGTCGAGATGGGTGGTTTCTTAAGTTTTGTCACTCATGAAGGAGTGAAGCAAATAGACATTTGGGTCTTGAAGGGCTTAAGCGAATCTTGGACAAAGCAATATTGTATCACAAAGGGTTGTAAAATGGATATGGTTCCCCTTTTCAGTTTAAGGATTAAAGGGGATATGATTTTCAAGAGGGACAAAGATGGATCACTTTATGCTTATGACTTCCAGCGCCAAGTGATGGCAAAAGTTGAGATGGAAAAGGGATGCTTTCCATTGTCTTGTTTATTCCTACCTCATGTCAATAGCCTTGTTTCTTGGTCTAACCGGGAGAGAGGTCAGGATGCATGA
- the LOC122318145 gene encoding protein GLUTAMINE DUMPER 2-like — MSPAPSLWNSPVPYLFGGLAAMLGLIALALLILACSYWRLAGQLDERERRSETDLESGGEGKDASDSESKVPKVYEEKILVIMAGDEKPTFLATPVCAKAATCGDGNVEKGDQKKKGDKADNFETTIKEVDDQDEDTRTEENKVISNSQETPEAQGHNQ, encoded by the coding sequence ATGTCACCAGCACCATCTTTGTGGAACTCTCCTGTGCCGTACCTCTTCGGAGGTCTGGCGGCGATGCTGGGTCTGATAGCATTAGCTTTATTGATCTTGGCTTGCTCTTACTGGAGGCTCGCCGGGCAACTGGATGAGAGAGAAAGGCGCAGCGAGACGGACTTGGAGAGCGGCGGCGAAGGAAAAGATGCGAGTGATTCCGAGAGTAAGGTGCCAAAGGTTTACGAGGAAAAGATCTTGGTGATCATGGCTGGGGATGAGAAGCCCACGTTCTTGGCCACCCCTGTGTGCGCTAAAGCAGCGACTTGTGGGGATGGGAATGTCGAGAAGGGTGATCAGAAGAAGAAGGGAGACAAAGCAGATAACTTTGAGACAACGATAAAGGAAGTGGATGATCAAGATGAAGATACCAGGACAGAAGAAAATAAAGTGATCTCCAACTCCCAGGAGACCCCAGAAGCCCAAGGTCACAACCAGTGA
- the LOC122319147 gene encoding uncharacterized protein LOC122319147: protein MLMLLASLINGDSVSVYFEGKPASMALQFASPPFLSLKMANQHHSSSSRPWLLEAVPLMVVVLIAAHVLALVYWIYRLASEKQPQRRKAH from the exons ATGTTAATGTTGCTTGCTTCTCTAATAAACGGTGATTCCGTCTCCGTGTATTTCGAAGGGAAACCCGCTTCCATGGCTCTGCAATTTGCATCCCCTCcgtttctctctctcaaaatggcGAATCAACACCATTCATCGTCGTCGCGGCCATGGCTCCTCGAGGCAGTGCCTCTCATGGTCGTTGTCCTGATAGCAGCTCACGTCCTCGCTTTG GTATACTGGATTTACAGACTAGCCTCCGAGAAACAGCCTCAGAGGAGAAAGGCACACTAA
- the LOC122319375 gene encoding probable protein phosphatase 2C 59 isoform X1: MNSSPKFKSENMGYLNSVLSSSGQVHAEDAPVCGGGLSQNGKFSYGYASSPGKRSSMEDFYETRIDGVEGEIVGLFGVFDGHGGARAAEYVKQNLFSNLIRHPDFISDTKSAIADAYNHTDSELLKSENSQNRDAGSTASTAILVGDRLLVANVGDSRAVICRGGNAIAVSRDHKPDQTDERQRIEDAGGFVMWAGTWRVGGVLAVSRAFGDRLLKRYVVADPEIQEEKIDSSLEFLILASDGLWDVVSNEEAVELVKPFQEPEQAAKRLMQEANQRGSADNITIVVVRFLVNQGGSSHSNYG, encoded by the exons ATGAATTCATCTCCTAAGTTCAAAAG CGAAAATATGGGCTATCTCAATTCTGTGCTCTCATCTTCGGGCCAGGTTCATGCCGAAGATGCACCCGTATGCGGCGGGGGCCTCAG TCAGAATGGAAAATTCAGCTATGGATATGCAAGCTCTCCAGGGAAAAGGTCTTCAATGGAAGATTTTTATGAGACACGAATTGATGGTGTGGAAGGGGAGATAGTTGGCCTGTTTGGAGTCTTTgatg GTCATGGGGGCGCCCGAGCTGCTGAATATGTCAAGCAAAACCTTTTTAGTAATTTGATCAGGCATCCAGATTTTATTTCGGATACTAAATCAGCTATAG CTGATGCATACAACCATACTGACTCAGAGCTTCTGAAATCAGAAAATAGTCAGAACAGAGATGCTGGATCAACTGCTTCCACTGCCATCTTAGTTGGCGACCGTTTGCTTGTTGCAAATGTTGGGGACTCGAGAGCAGTAATCTGTAGGGGCGGTAATG CCATTGCAGTTTCTCGTGATCACAAGCCAGACCAAACTGATGAGCGGCAACGGATTGAGGATGCAGGTGGATTTGTTATGTGGGCTG GAACTTGGAGAGTTGGAGGAGTTCTTGCTGTTTCTCGCGCATTTGGTGATAGGCTGTTGAAGCGATATGTGGTTGCTGATCCAGAAATTCAG GAGGAAAAGATTGACAGCTCCCTTGAGTTTCTTATCCTTGCTAGTGATGGACTCTGGGACGTTGTCTCAAATGAG GAGGCTGTTGAGTTGGTTAAGCCATTTCAAGAGCCAGAACAGGCAGCGAAGAGGCTGATGCAGGAAGCGAATCAGAGAGGTAGCGCAGATAATATTACTATTGTTGTTGTTCGTTTCTTGGTCAATCAAGGGGGTTCCTCTCATAGCAATTATGGGTAA
- the LOC122319375 gene encoding probable protein phosphatase 2C 59 isoform X2 produces MGYLNSVLSSSGQVHAEDAPVCGGGLSQNGKFSYGYASSPGKRSSMEDFYETRIDGVEGEIVGLFGVFDGHGGARAAEYVKQNLFSNLIRHPDFISDTKSAIADAYNHTDSELLKSENSQNRDAGSTASTAILVGDRLLVANVGDSRAVICRGGNAIAVSRDHKPDQTDERQRIEDAGGFVMWAGTWRVGGVLAVSRAFGDRLLKRYVVADPEIQEEKIDSSLEFLILASDGLWDVVSNEEAVELVKPFQEPEQAAKRLMQEANQRGSADNITIVVVRFLVNQGGSSHSNYG; encoded by the exons ATGGGCTATCTCAATTCTGTGCTCTCATCTTCGGGCCAGGTTCATGCCGAAGATGCACCCGTATGCGGCGGGGGCCTCAG TCAGAATGGAAAATTCAGCTATGGATATGCAAGCTCTCCAGGGAAAAGGTCTTCAATGGAAGATTTTTATGAGACACGAATTGATGGTGTGGAAGGGGAGATAGTTGGCCTGTTTGGAGTCTTTgatg GTCATGGGGGCGCCCGAGCTGCTGAATATGTCAAGCAAAACCTTTTTAGTAATTTGATCAGGCATCCAGATTTTATTTCGGATACTAAATCAGCTATAG CTGATGCATACAACCATACTGACTCAGAGCTTCTGAAATCAGAAAATAGTCAGAACAGAGATGCTGGATCAACTGCTTCCACTGCCATCTTAGTTGGCGACCGTTTGCTTGTTGCAAATGTTGGGGACTCGAGAGCAGTAATCTGTAGGGGCGGTAATG CCATTGCAGTTTCTCGTGATCACAAGCCAGACCAAACTGATGAGCGGCAACGGATTGAGGATGCAGGTGGATTTGTTATGTGGGCTG GAACTTGGAGAGTTGGAGGAGTTCTTGCTGTTTCTCGCGCATTTGGTGATAGGCTGTTGAAGCGATATGTGGTTGCTGATCCAGAAATTCAG GAGGAAAAGATTGACAGCTCCCTTGAGTTTCTTATCCTTGCTAGTGATGGACTCTGGGACGTTGTCTCAAATGAG GAGGCTGTTGAGTTGGTTAAGCCATTTCAAGAGCCAGAACAGGCAGCGAAGAGGCTGATGCAGGAAGCGAATCAGAGAGGTAGCGCAGATAATATTACTATTGTTGTTGTTCGTTTCTTGGTCAATCAAGGGGGTTCCTCTCATAGCAATTATGGGTAA
- the LOC122317999 gene encoding zinc finger protein CONSTANS-LIKE 4-like: protein MASKLCDSCKSATATLFCRADSAFLCEGCDSEIHAANKLASRHARVWLCEVCEQAPAHVTCKADAAALCVTCDRDIHSANPLASRHERVPVTPFYDSVKAGAAVKFLHDDYLSDVEGDDDVSREEAEAASWLLPNPPPNNNQSHNNNNNNKVMENPDPNTGQYVFPDMDPYLNLDYGPVDPKSEAQEQNSSGTDGVVPVRSKSVHQPPLMSDHHCFDMDFSGSKPYVYGYNAQCLSHSVSSSSMDVGVVPDGSTVTDVSDSYCKPMGTVTDSANRAVQISAADREARVLRYREKRKNRKFEKTIRYASRKAYAETRPRIKGRFAKRSDMGSDVDRLCGYGVVPSF from the exons ATGGCGTCCAAGCTATGTGACTCCTGCAAATCGGCCACCGCCACTCTCTTCTGCCGAGCCGACTCGGCTTTCCTCTGCGAGGGCTGCGACTCTGAAATCCACGCTGCCAACAAGCTCGCCTCCCGACACGCGCGGGTCTGGCTCTGCGAAGTCTGTGAGCAGGCACCTGCCCACGTCACCTGCAAGGCCGATGCTGCCGCCCTGTGCGTCACCTGCGATCGCGACATTCACTCCGCCAACCCACTCGCCAGCCGCCACGAGCGCGTACCCGTCACCCCCTTCTACGACTCCGTCAAAGCCGGAGCTGCCGTTAAGTTCCTCCACGACGATTACTTATCGGACGTCGAGGGCGATGATGACGTTAGTAGGGAAGAGGCCGAGGCTGCCTCTTGGTTGCTTCCCAACCCTCCTCCCAACAACAACCAGAGtcacaataataataacaataataaggTGATGGAGAATCCGGATCCGAATACCGGTCAGTATGTCTTCCCGGACATGGATCCGTATCTGAATCTGGACTACGGGCCTGTGGATCCGAAGTCGGAAGCTCAGGAGCAGAACAGTTCGGGTACTGACGGAGTTGTACCCGTACGGAGCAAGAGCGTTCATCAGCCTCCGTTGATGAGTGATCACCACTGCTTCGACATGGATTTCTCGGGCTCCAAGCCCTATGTTTATGGGTACAACGCTCAGTGTCTGAGTCACAGC GTGTCTTCCTCCTCCATGGACGTGGGCGTCGTGCCAGATGGCAGCACCGTGACGGATGTGTCGGATTCATACTGTAAGCCGATGGGCACCGTAACCGATTCAGCAAATCGGGCAGTTCAGATCTCAGCAGCGGATCGTGAAGCGAGGGTGCTGAGGTacagagagaagaggaagaaccGAAAGTTCGAGAAGACGATCCGATACGCGTCGCGAAAAGCGTATGCGGAGACGAGGCCACGAATAAAAGGGAGGTTCGCGAAGCGATCGGACATGGGATCGGACGTTGATCGTTTGTGCGGTTACGGAGTGGTGCCGTCGTTTTAA